In Pseudomonas hamedanensis, a single window of DNA contains:
- a CDS encoding MFS transporter, which yields MDKYAPRNWQPHEKPSLPGSPSTPLHSTPKRLAYAAVGVLVAVTGGLGNSLVVANLPYLQGSLGATTAEMAWLPAAYVMTNVSMNLLLVKFRQQFGLRAFTEVFLVLYALVTFGHLFVNDLNSAVAVRAAHGMVGAALSSLGLYYMVQAFPAKWRLKALVLGLGTSQLALPLARLFSEDLLQIAEWRGLYLFELGMALLSLGCVLLLKLPPGDRFKTFEKLDFLTFAILASGVALLCAVLSLGRIDWWLEADWIGIALAGSIALIIMGLAIEHNRSNPMLMTRWLGSGAMVRLALAVVLIRMVTSEQSTGAVGFMQNLNMSSQQLHSLYVVMLLGSVAGLLISALTIDPKHLLLPLIISLALMATGSVMDSFSNNLTRPENLYFSQFLLAFGSTFFLGPTMVLGTRNVLTNPRNLVSFSVLFGICNNLGGLIGAALLGTFQVVREKFHSSHIVDHLVMADPLVAARVQSGGSAYGSLLADPSLRNLAGIRSLANAATREANVLAYNDVFMLIAVIAVLTMIWISIRALWLMSTTKTVEPTPTGPSSGATSS from the coding sequence ATGGATAAATACGCCCCGCGCAACTGGCAGCCGCACGAAAAGCCCAGCCTGCCCGGTTCTCCCTCGACACCACTGCACTCAACGCCCAAACGCCTGGCGTATGCGGCGGTCGGGGTGCTGGTGGCGGTGACCGGTGGTTTGGGTAACTCGCTGGTGGTCGCCAACCTGCCTTATCTGCAAGGTTCGCTCGGCGCGACCACGGCGGAAATGGCCTGGTTGCCGGCGGCGTATGTGATGACCAACGTGTCAATGAACCTGCTGCTGGTGAAGTTTCGCCAGCAGTTCGGCTTGCGTGCTTTCACCGAAGTGTTCCTGGTGCTGTACGCGTTGGTAACCTTCGGCCACTTGTTCGTCAACGACTTGAATTCCGCCGTGGCGGTGCGTGCGGCCCACGGCATGGTCGGTGCCGCGCTCAGTTCGCTGGGTCTGTATTACATGGTCCAGGCGTTCCCGGCGAAGTGGCGACTGAAGGCGCTGGTGCTGGGCCTCGGCACCTCGCAACTGGCCCTGCCGCTGGCACGGCTGTTCTCCGAAGATTTACTGCAGATTGCCGAATGGCGCGGCTTGTACCTGTTTGAATTGGGCATGGCGCTGCTCTCGCTCGGTTGTGTGCTGCTGCTGAAGTTGCCGCCCGGTGACCGCTTCAAAACGTTCGAAAAGCTCGACTTCCTGACCTTCGCGATTCTCGCCAGCGGCGTGGCACTGCTGTGCGCGGTGCTGTCGCTGGGACGCATCGACTGGTGGCTGGAGGCGGACTGGATCGGCATTGCCCTGGCGGGGTCGATTGCGCTGATCATCATGGGCCTGGCCATCGAACATAACCGCAGCAACCCGATGCTGATGACCCGCTGGCTGGGCAGCGGGGCGATGGTGCGACTGGCGCTGGCGGTGGTGCTGATCCGCATGGTCACCTCCGAACAATCCACCGGTGCCGTGGGCTTCATGCAGAACCTCAACATGAGCAGTCAGCAATTGCACAGCCTGTACGTGGTGATGCTGCTGGGCAGCGTCGCCGGGTTGCTGATCAGCGCGCTGACGATCGACCCGAAACACCTGCTGCTGCCGCTGATCATCTCGCTGGCGCTGATGGCCACCGGTTCAGTGATGGACAGTTTTTCGAACAACCTGACCCGTCCCGAAAACCTGTATTTCAGTCAGTTCCTGCTGGCGTTCGGCAGCACGTTTTTCCTCGGTCCGACCATGGTGTTGGGGACGCGCAACGTGCTGACCAATCCGCGCAATCTGGTGAGTTTTTCCGTGCTCTTCGGGATCTGTAACAACCTCGGCGGGTTGATTGGCGCGGCGCTGCTGGGTACGTTCCAGGTCGTGCGGGAGAAGTTTCATTCCAGCCACATCGTCGATCACCTGGTGATGGCCGATCCGCTGGTTGCCGCGCGGGTGCAAAGCGGCGGTTCGGCGTACGGCTCGCTGCTCGCCGACCCAAGCCTGCGCAACCTGGCCGGCATCCGCAGTCTGGCCAATGCGGCCACGCGTGAAGCGAACGTGTTGGCCTATAACGATGTCTTCATGCTGATCGCGGTGATTGCGGTGCTGACCATGATCTGGATTTCGATCCGGGCGCTGTGGCTGATGAGCACCACCAAAACCGTCGAACCGACACCCACCGGACCTTCCAGCGGCGCCACTTCTTCATGA
- a CDS encoding HlyD family secretion protein, whose protein sequence is MTEPTTTTTNAIAATPEGEAPPSSPNTEPRSLRVRIISSLGFAAIAIVGVLIVLYAWQLPPFSSAVETTENALVRGQVTIIGPQLSGYVFEVPVQDFQYVKAGDLLVRLDDRIYQQRLDQSLAQLAVQKAGLANVVQQRNSAEATIKLRQAVLADSQAQLRKSEADLRRNQELVRDGSVSKREFDVTLAANAQSTAAVAQAKANLEIARQDLQTVIVNRGSLEAAVASAEAAVQLARIDLSNTRIVAPRDGQLGQIGVRLGAYVNSGAQLMALVPEQKWVIANMKETQMANVRVGQPVRFTVDALNHRKFTGHVQHISPGTGSEFALLQADNATGNFVKIAQRVPVRITIDPDQPEEERLRPGMSVVVSIDTAAGDTQPH, encoded by the coding sequence ATGACCGAACCGACCACCACAACCACCAACGCCATTGCCGCCACCCCTGAAGGCGAGGCGCCGCCGTCATCGCCGAACACCGAGCCGCGTTCTTTACGTGTGCGGATCATTTCTTCGCTGGGCTTTGCGGCAATCGCCATCGTCGGCGTGCTGATCGTCTTGTATGCCTGGCAACTGCCGCCGTTCAGCAGCGCCGTCGAAACCACAGAAAACGCCTTGGTCCGGGGGCAGGTGACGATCATCGGGCCGCAGCTCAGCGGTTATGTGTTCGAGGTGCCGGTGCAGGACTTCCAGTACGTGAAGGCCGGTGACCTGCTGGTGCGTCTTGACGACCGCATCTATCAGCAGCGCCTCGACCAGTCACTGGCGCAACTGGCGGTGCAAAAAGCCGGGCTGGCCAATGTAGTCCAGCAACGCAACAGCGCCGAAGCGACGATCAAATTGCGTCAAGCCGTGTTGGCCGACAGCCAGGCGCAGTTGCGCAAGAGCGAGGCGGACCTGCGCCGCAATCAGGAATTGGTGCGCGACGGCTCGGTGTCGAAGCGCGAATTCGACGTGACCCTCGCGGCCAATGCGCAGAGCACGGCGGCGGTGGCGCAAGCCAAGGCCAATCTGGAAATCGCCCGCCAGGATCTGCAAACGGTAATCGTCAATCGCGGCTCGCTGGAAGCGGCGGTGGCCAGTGCCGAAGCGGCGGTGCAACTGGCGCGGATCGACCTGTCGAACACACGGATTGTCGCGCCGCGTGACGGTCAGCTCGGCCAGATTGGCGTGCGCCTCGGCGCCTACGTCAACTCCGGCGCGCAGCTGATGGCGTTGGTGCCCGAGCAGAAATGGGTGATCGCCAACATGAAAGAAACCCAGATGGCCAACGTGCGGGTCGGGCAACCGGTGCGCTTCACTGTCGATGCGCTGAACCACCGCAAATTCACCGGGCATGTGCAGCATATTTCGCCGGGTACCGGCTCTGAATTTGCCTTGTTGCAGGCCGATAATGCGACCGGCAATTTCGTCAAAATCGCCCAGCGGGTGCCGGTCCGGATCACCATTGACCCGGATCAGCCGGAAGAAGAGCGCCTGCGCCCGGGGATGTCGGTGGTGGTCAGCATCGACACGGCGGCGGGCGATACCCAACCGCATTGA
- a CDS encoding TetR/AcrR family transcriptional regulator, whose translation MGNHKIEIRRSNVEKILLAAEKVFAEKGFGGTAMADIAAQAQLPRSNLHYYFSTKSELYSAVLFDLLEVWKQDALCFEMFDDPRVVLSSYIRAKMNHSRSRPYGSKVWANEIIHGAPTLGEALDVSLYDWAKMKEAKIRQWVEDQRILPVEPSSLLYMIWASTQHYADFDHQVNILNEHQPLSDMQFERAVQTVTGVILRGIGLEP comes from the coding sequence ATGGGCAATCACAAAATCGAAATTCGCCGCAGCAACGTCGAGAAAATCCTTCTGGCGGCGGAAAAAGTCTTCGCCGAAAAAGGCTTCGGCGGTACGGCCATGGCCGACATCGCGGCCCAGGCGCAACTGCCGCGCTCCAACCTGCATTACTACTTCAGCACCAAGAGCGAGCTGTACAGTGCGGTGCTGTTCGACCTGCTGGAAGTGTGGAAGCAGGACGCGCTGTGCTTCGAAATGTTTGACGATCCGCGCGTGGTATTGAGTAGCTACATCCGCGCCAAGATGAACCATTCGCGCAGCCGGCCGTACGGCTCGAAAGTCTGGGCCAACGAAATCATCCACGGCGCACCGACGCTGGGCGAGGCACTGGATGTCAGCCTGTACGACTGGGCGAAAATGAAGGAAGCGAAGATCCGCCAGTGGGTCGAGGACCAGCGGATCCTGCCGGTTGAGCCGTCGAGCCTGCTGTACATGATCTGGGCGTCAACGCAGCACTATGCCGACTTCGATCATCAGGTGAATATCCTCAACGAACATCAGCCGTTGTCGGATATGCAGTTCGAGCGGGCGGTGCAGACGGTGACCGGGGTCATATTGCGAGGGATCGGCCTGGAGCCTTGA
- the preA gene encoding NAD-dependent dihydropyrimidine dehydrogenase subunit PreA, translating to MADLSIVFAGIKAPNPFWLASAPPTDKAYNVVRAFEAGWGGVVWKTLGEDPAAVNVSSRYSAHYGANREVLGINNIELITDRSLEINLREITQVKKDWPDRALIVSLMVPCVEESWKHILPLVEATGADGIELNFGCPHGMPERGMGAAVGQVPEYVEQVTRWCKTYCSLPVIVKLTPNITDIRVAARAAHRGGADAVSLINTINSITSVDLEHMVALPTVGSKSTHGGYCGSAVKPIALNMVAEIARDPQTQGLPICGIGGIGSWRDAAEFMALGSGAVQVCTAAMLHGFRIVEEMKDGLSRWMDSQGYANIAEFSGRAVRNTTDWKYLDINYQVIAKIDQDACIGCGRCHIACEDTSHQAIGSLRQADGTHKYEVIDDECVGCNLCQITCPVADCIEMVTVETGKPFLDWNHDPRNPYHVSA from the coding sequence ATGGCCGATCTCTCGATAGTCTTCGCTGGCATCAAGGCGCCGAACCCGTTCTGGCTGGCCTCCGCGCCACCCACCGACAAGGCCTACAACGTCGTCCGCGCCTTCGAAGCAGGCTGGGGCGGCGTGGTCTGGAAAACCCTTGGTGAGGACCCGGCGGCGGTCAACGTCTCGTCACGCTACTCGGCGCACTACGGCGCCAACCGCGAAGTGCTAGGCATCAACAACATCGAACTGATCACCGACCGTTCGCTGGAGATCAACCTGCGCGAAATCACCCAAGTGAAAAAGGATTGGCCGGACCGCGCGCTGATCGTTTCGCTGATGGTGCCGTGTGTCGAGGAGTCGTGGAAACACATCTTGCCGCTGGTCGAGGCCACCGGCGCCGACGGCATAGAACTGAACTTCGGCTGCCCCCACGGCATGCCCGAACGCGGTATGGGCGCGGCGGTCGGTCAGGTGCCGGAATACGTCGAGCAGGTGACGCGCTGGTGCAAGACGTATTGCTCGCTGCCGGTGATCGTCAAACTGACGCCGAACATCACCGACATTCGTGTCGCCGCGCGTGCCGCCCATCGTGGCGGTGCGGATGCGGTGTCGCTGATCAACACGATCAACTCGATCACCAGTGTCGACCTGGAACACATGGTCGCGCTGCCCACCGTCGGCAGCAAAAGCACCCACGGTGGTTATTGCGGTTCGGCGGTCAAGCCGATTGCGCTGAACATGGTTGCGGAAATCGCCCGTGATCCGCAGACCCAGGGCCTGCCAATCTGCGGCATCGGCGGCATCGGCAGTTGGCGCGACGCAGCCGAGTTCATGGCACTGGGCAGCGGCGCGGTGCAAGTGTGCACGGCGGCGATGCTGCATGGCTTCCGCATTGTCGAGGAGATGAAGGACGGCTTGTCGCGGTGGATGGACAGCCAGGGTTACGCCAACATCGCCGAGTTTTCCGGGCGTGCCGTGCGCAACACCACGGACTGGAAATACCTCGATATCAACTATCAGGTCATCGCAAAGATTGATCAGGACGCGTGTATTGGTTGCGGGCGCTGCCACATTGCGTGTGAAGACACCTCACACCAGGCGATCGGCAGTCTCAGACAGGCCGACGGCACCCATAAATACGAAGTGATCGATGACGAATGTGTGGGCTGCAATTTGTGCCAGATCACCTGTCCGGTGGCGGACTGCATCGAGATGGTCACGGTGGAGACGGGCAAGCCGTTTCTGGACTGGAACCATGATCCGCGCAATCCTTACCATGTTTCTGCTTGA
- a CDS encoding NAD(P)-dependent oxidoreductase, with product MIETLNHLPHPHESAAALAGHFTDLAPPLNARQAHLEASRCLYCYDAPCVNACPSEIDIPSFIRNIHQDNVAGAAQKILSANILGGSCARVCPTEILCQQACVRNNAQECAPVLIGLLQRYAVDNAHFTEHPFQRAAATGKRIAVVGAGPAGLSCAHRSAMHGHEVVIFEARDKAGGLNEYGIAKYKLVDDYAQKELDFLLQIGGIEIRHGHKLGENLTLSELHQQFDAVFLGLGLNASKQLGLAHEDAPGLLAATDYIRELRQADDLTQLPLADRCIVLGAGNTAIDMAVQMARLGAREVNLVYRRGAADMGATVHEQDIAKANQVRLLTWAQPEHVLLDDQGRVRGMRFVRTALVDGRLQSTAETFELAADAIFKAIGQSFDGAALSDPLARELKRQGERIQVDENLRTSIPGVYAGGDCTSLDQDLTVQAVQHGKRAAEAINVQLMLNVEAA from the coding sequence GTGATCGAGACCCTGAACCACCTCCCCCACCCGCACGAAAGCGCGGCCGCCCTCGCCGGCCATTTCACTGATCTGGCGCCGCCGCTCAATGCCCGGCAGGCGCATCTGGAAGCGTCGCGCTGCCTGTATTGCTACGACGCGCCTTGCGTCAATGCATGCCCGAGCGAGATCGATATCCCTTCGTTCATCCGCAACATCCATCAAGACAACGTAGCGGGCGCCGCGCAGAAAATCCTTTCGGCGAACATCCTCGGCGGCAGTTGCGCGCGGGTCTGTCCGACGGAAATCCTCTGCCAGCAAGCCTGCGTGCGCAACAACGCCCAGGAATGCGCACCGGTGCTGATTGGCCTGCTGCAACGCTACGCCGTCGATAACGCCCACTTCACCGAGCATCCGTTTCAACGCGCCGCCGCCACCGGCAAACGTATCGCCGTGGTCGGTGCCGGACCTGCCGGTTTGTCCTGCGCACACCGCAGTGCCATGCACGGTCATGAGGTGGTGATTTTCGAAGCGCGGGACAAGGCTGGCGGCCTCAACGAATACGGGATCGCCAAGTACAAACTGGTCGATGATTACGCGCAGAAGGAACTGGATTTTCTCCTGCAAATCGGCGGCATCGAGATCCGTCATGGGCACAAACTCGGTGAGAACCTGACCCTCAGCGAACTGCATCAGCAGTTCGACGCCGTGTTTCTCGGCCTGGGTCTGAATGCCAGCAAACAACTCGGGTTGGCCCACGAAGATGCGCCCGGCCTGCTCGCCGCCACCGACTACATTCGCGAACTGCGCCAGGCCGACGACCTCACGCAACTACCATTGGCCGATCGCTGCATCGTCCTTGGCGCCGGTAACACAGCCATCGACATGGCCGTGCAGATGGCCCGTCTCGGAGCACGCGAGGTGAATCTGGTCTATCGCCGTGGCGCGGCGGACATGGGTGCGACTGTTCATGAGCAAGACATCGCCAAAGCCAATCAGGTGCGCCTGCTGACCTGGGCGCAACCGGAGCACGTGCTGCTCGACGACCAGGGCCGCGTGCGCGGCATGCGTTTCGTCCGTACCGCCCTGGTCGACGGTCGCCTGCAAAGCACCGCAGAGACCTTCGAACTGGCGGCCGACGCGATCTTCAAGGCCATCGGCCAGAGCTTCGACGGTGCGGCCCTCAGCGATCCACTGGCGCGCGAACTCAAGCGCCAGGGCGAACGGATTCAGGTCGATGAAAACCTGCGCACCAGCATCCCCGGGGTGTACGCCGGCGGTGACTGCACCAGTCTCGATCAGGACCTCACGGTGCAAGCGGTGCAGCATGGCAAACGCGCCGCCGAGGCGATCAATGTGCAACTGATGCTCAACGTGGAGGCTGCGTAA
- the hydA gene encoding dihydropyrimidinase, whose product MSLLIRGATVVTHDESYRADVYCADGVIKAIGENLDIPAGAEVLDGSGQYLMPGGIDPHTHMQLPFMGTVASEDFYSGTAAGLAGGTTSIIDFVIPNPQQSLMEAFHQWRGWAEKSASDYGFHVAITWWSEQVREEMAELVSQHGVNSFKHFMAYKNAIMAADDTLVASFERCLELGAVPTVHAENGELVYHLQRKLMAQGITGPEAHPLSRPSQVEGEAASRAIRIAETLGTPLYLVHVSTKEALDEITYARSKGQPVYGEVLAGHLLLDDSVYQHPDWQTAAGYVMSPPFRPRGHQEALWHGLQNGNLHTTATDHCCFCAEQKAAGRDDFSKIPNGTAGIEDRMAVLWDEGVNTGRLSMQDFVALTSTNTAKIFNLYPRKGAVRVGADADLVLWDPHGTRTISAKTHHQQVDFNIFEGKTVRGVPSHTVSQGRVVWADGDLRAERGAGRYIERPAYPAVFDLLSKRAEMQRPTAVKR is encoded by the coding sequence ATGTCTCTGTTGATCCGTGGCGCCACCGTTGTTACCCATGATGAAAGTTATCGCGCCGACGTCTATTGCGCTGACGGCGTGATCAAAGCCATCGGTGAAAACCTGGATATTCCCGCCGGCGCCGAAGTGCTCGATGGCAGCGGCCAGTACCTGATGCCCGGCGGCATCGATCCGCACACGCACATGCAATTGCCCTTCATGGGCACGGTCGCCAGCGAAGATTTCTACAGTGGCACGGCGGCCGGTCTGGCCGGCGGCACGACCTCAATCATCGACTTTGTGATTCCCAATCCGCAGCAATCTTTGATGGAAGCGTTTCATCAATGGCGCGGCTGGGCGGAAAAGTCCGCGTCGGATTACGGTTTTCACGTGGCGATCACCTGGTGGAGCGAACAGGTGCGCGAGGAAATGGCTGAGTTGGTCAGCCAGCACGGCGTCAACAGCTTCAAGCATTTCATGGCCTATAAAAACGCGATCATGGCCGCCGACGACACCCTGGTGGCGAGCTTCGAGCGCTGCCTGGAACTCGGCGCCGTGCCGACTGTGCACGCCGAAAACGGCGAGTTGGTCTATCACCTGCAACGCAAGCTGATGGCGCAGGGCATCACCGGCCCAGAGGCGCATCCGCTGTCGCGTCCGTCGCAAGTTGAAGGCGAAGCGGCGAGTCGCGCCATTCGCATCGCCGAGACCCTTGGCACGCCGCTGTATCTGGTCCATGTCTCGACCAAAGAAGCCCTCGATGAAATCACCTACGCGCGCAGCAAGGGCCAGCCGGTTTACGGCGAAGTATTGGCCGGACACCTGCTGCTCGATGACAGCGTCTACCAACACCCGGACTGGCAGACCGCCGCCGGCTATGTGATGAGTCCGCCGTTTCGCCCGCGCGGTCATCAAGAAGCGCTGTGGCACGGCCTGCAAAACGGCAATCTGCACACCACCGCCACCGATCACTGCTGCTTCTGCGCGGAACAGAAAGCCGCCGGCCGCGACGATTTCAGCAAAATCCCCAACGGCACCGCCGGTATCGAAGACCGCATGGCGGTGCTCTGGGACGAAGGGGTGAATACCGGGCGATTGTCGATGCAGGACTTCGTCGCTCTGACCTCGACCAACACCGCGAAGATTTTCAATCTGTACCCGCGCAAAGGCGCCGTCCGCGTCGGTGCCGATGCCGACCTGGTGCTGTGGGACCCGCACGGCACGCGGACCATTTCCGCCAAGACCCACCATCAGCAGGTGGACTTCAACATTTTCGAAGGCAAGACCGTGCGCGGCGTGCCGAGCCATACCGTCAGCCAGGGCCGGGTGGTCTGGGCCGATGGCGATCTGCGCGCCGAGCGCGGCGCCGGTCGCTACATCGAACGGCCGGCGTATCCGGCGGTGTTTGATCTGTTGAGCAAGCGGGCTGAGATGCAGCGCCCGACCGCCGTCAAGCGCTGA
- a CDS encoding NCS1 family nucleobase:cation symporter-1, whose translation MQQIRSQVTERDGLYELEAGSDVLDSPRYNHDMAPTQVSERTWNKWHITALWVGMAICVPTYTLGGVLTAYFGLTVGEALLAILFANIIVLIPLTLNAFPGTKYGIPFPVLLRSSFGILGSNVPCLIRALVACGWFGIQTMFGGLAIHLFLGSVFEGWKSLGGTGEVIGFMVFWALNLWVVIRGAESIKWLETLSAPLLVAVGIGLLVWAMPNVSMTELLAIPPKRPEGASVVSYFAAGLTAMVGFWATLSLNIPDFSRYAKSQKDQILGQIIGLPLTMFLFAALGVVMTAASVKLVGVTVSDPVTLIGHIQSPVWVALAMVLIIIATLSTNTAANIVSPTNDFQNLAPKVINRTKAVLLTGLVGLALMAHELLKKLGWIVSEVSLESVYSNWLLGYSSLLGPIAGIMVVDYFLIKKQQLDLAGLYRDDVYPAWNLAGFVAFGVPVVLTLLSLGSDAFSWFYSYGWFTGSALGGVIYYGLCVMRAQPSAVKTAV comes from the coding sequence ATGCAACAGATCAGATCGCAAGTGACCGAGCGCGACGGCTTGTACGAACTCGAAGCCGGCAGCGACGTCCTCGACAGTCCCCGTTACAACCACGACATGGCACCGACTCAGGTAAGCGAACGCACCTGGAACAAATGGCACATCACCGCGTTGTGGGTCGGCATGGCGATCTGCGTGCCGACGTACACCCTCGGCGGTGTGCTCACCGCCTACTTTGGCCTGACCGTGGGTGAGGCGCTGCTGGCGATTCTGTTCGCCAACATCATCGTGCTGATCCCACTCACGCTGAACGCCTTCCCCGGCACCAAGTACGGCATACCGTTCCCGGTGCTGCTGCGCTCGTCGTTTGGCATCCTCGGCTCCAACGTGCCGTGCCTGATTCGCGCGCTGGTGGCGTGCGGCTGGTTCGGCATTCAAACGATGTTCGGCGGGCTGGCGATTCACTTGTTCCTCGGGTCGGTGTTCGAGGGCTGGAAATCCCTTGGCGGCACGGGCGAGGTCATCGGTTTCATGGTGTTCTGGGCGCTGAACCTGTGGGTGGTGATTCGTGGCGCCGAATCGATCAAGTGGCTCGAAACCCTGTCCGCGCCGCTGCTGGTCGCGGTAGGTATCGGCCTGCTGGTGTGGGCGATGCCCAATGTGTCGATGACGGAGTTGCTGGCTATCCCGCCGAAACGGCCCGAAGGCGCCAGTGTGGTCAGTTACTTCGCCGCCGGGCTGACGGCGATGGTCGGTTTCTGGGCGACATTGTCGCTGAACATTCCCGACTTCAGCCGTTATGCCAAGAGCCAGAAGGACCAGATTCTGGGGCAGATCATCGGCTTGCCGCTGACCATGTTTTTGTTCGCCGCGCTGGGCGTGGTGATGACCGCCGCGTCGGTGAAACTGGTTGGCGTCACGGTGTCTGATCCGGTCACGCTGATCGGCCATATTCAGAGTCCGGTATGGGTCGCGCTGGCGATGGTGCTGATCATCATTGCCACGCTGTCGACTAACACTGCGGCGAATATCGTCTCGCCCACCAATGACTTTCAGAACCTCGCGCCGAAGGTCATCAATCGCACCAAAGCGGTGTTGTTGACCGGGCTGGTGGGGCTGGCGTTGATGGCCCACGAACTGCTCAAAAAGCTCGGCTGGATCGTTTCCGAGGTCAGTCTGGAGAGTGTCTATTCCAACTGGCTGCTGGGCTATTCGAGCCTGCTCGGACCGATTGCCGGAATCATGGTGGTGGACTATTTCCTGATCAAGAAACAGCAGCTGGACCTCGCCGGCTTGTACCGTGACGACGTCTATCCGGCGTGGAACCTGGCCGGGTTTGTCGCGTTTGGCGTGCCGGTGGTGCTGACCTTGCTGTCGCTGGGCAGTGACGCGTTCAGCTGGTTCTACAGCTATGGCTGGTTTACCGGCTCGGCACTGGGCGGGGTTATTTATTACGGGTTGTGCGTGATGCGGGCGCAGCCGTCTGCCGTGAAAACAGCGGTGTAG
- a CDS encoding Zn-dependent hydrolase, whose product MNAAVDVLQSTHQHINRDRLWASLMELAKLGATVKGGVCRLALTDLDRQARDLFVQWCKDAGCSVTVDAVGNIFARRPGRNPDLPPVMTGSHIDTQPTGGKFDGCFGVLAGVEVLRTLNDLGVQTEAPLEVVVWTNEEGSRFAPCMMGSGVFAEKFTLEETLAKVDADGVTVGQALNAIGYAGPRKVSGHKVGAYFEAHIEQGPILEDEQKTIGVVLGALGQKWFDLKLRGVEAHAGPTPMHLRKDALVGAAVIVGAVNRAALGHQPHACGTVGCLQAYPGSRNVIPGEVRMTLDFRHLEPARLDSMIAEVQQVIDATCQQHGLTYELTPTADFPPLYFEKGCVEAVRGAAKGLGLSHMDIVSGAGHDAIFLAELGPAGMIFVPCEGGISHNEIENAAPDDLAAGCAVLLRAMLAASAAVAASERAA is encoded by the coding sequence ATGAACGCAGCCGTAGACGTTCTGCAATCGACCCATCAGCACATCAACCGCGATCGCCTGTGGGCCTCGCTCATGGAACTGGCCAAACTCGGCGCGACGGTCAAGGGCGGTGTCTGTCGCCTGGCCCTGACCGACCTCGACCGGCAAGCCCGCGACCTGTTCGTGCAATGGTGCAAAGACGCCGGTTGCAGCGTCACGGTCGATGCGGTCGGCAACATCTTCGCCCGGCGCCCGGGCCGCAATCCGGATCTGCCGCCAGTGATGACCGGCAGCCACATCGACACCCAGCCCACCGGCGGCAAGTTCGACGGTTGCTTTGGTGTTCTGGCTGGCGTCGAAGTGCTGCGTACCCTCAATGACCTCGGCGTGCAAACCGAAGCGCCGCTGGAAGTGGTGGTCTGGACCAACGAAGAGGGCTCGCGCTTCGCTCCGTGCATGATGGGCTCCGGCGTCTTCGCCGAGAAATTCACCCTGGAAGAAACCCTGGCCAAGGTCGATGCCGACGGCGTCACGGTCGGCCAAGCGCTCAACGCCATTGGCTACGCCGGCCCGCGCAAGGTCAGCGGGCACAAGGTTGGCGCCTATTTCGAAGCGCACATTGAACAAGGCCCGATCCTCGAAGATGAGCAGAAAACGATTGGTGTGGTACTCGGCGCGCTAGGGCAGAAGTGGTTCGACCTCAAGCTGCGCGGCGTCGAAGCACACGCCGGCCCGACGCCGATGCACCTGCGCAAGGACGCCCTGGTCGGTGCCGCCGTGATCGTCGGCGCCGTCAACCGCGCCGCGCTCGGCCACCAGCCCCACGCCTGCGGCACGGTCGGCTGCCTGCAAGCCTACCCCGGCTCACGCAACGTCATCCCTGGCGAGGTGCGCATGACTCTGGATTTCCGGCATCTGGAACCGGCGCGCCTGGATTCGATGATCGCCGAGGTGCAGCAGGTGATCGACGCCACTTGCCAACAGCACGGCCTCACCTACGAATTGACCCCGACCGCCGACTTTCCGCCGCTGTACTTTGAAAAAGGCTGCGTGGAGGCGGTGCGCGGCGCAGCGAAAGGGCTGGGTCTGTCGCACATGGACATTGTCAGCGGCGCCGGCCACGACGCGATCTTCCTCGCCGAACTCGGCCCGGCGGGGATGATTTTTGTGCCGTGTGAAGGCGGGATCAGCCACAACGAAATCGAGAACGCGGCACCGGATGATCTGGCGGCGGGGTGTGCGGTGTTGCTGCGGGCGATGCTGGCGGCTTCGGCGGCGGTGGCGGCCAGCGAGCGTGCCGCCTAA